Proteins co-encoded in one Brassica oleracea var. oleracea cultivar TO1000 chromosome C4, BOL, whole genome shotgun sequence genomic window:
- the LOC106342639 gene encoding urease accessory protein D, with protein sequence MATGKVVVEKIRGRSTATSCFSKYPLKFILPTKVAPVGTDVVWIYSITYGGGIVSGDSISCEFTIGDGCTAVLTTQSSTKVYKAIGSKCSEQTLEARIGSESLLVVIPDPVTCFSTARYYQKQNFRLVSDSNLVLVDWITSGRHANGEKWDFEFYKSINNVYLEDDKPLFLDTVLLEKRNIQSIAERMQDYHAIAMVILFGPKLRELQKQVQENVKNMMAEQLQISYGSRRHNPDSRARNGFMKPEFIASCSTFGPEGKGVVIRIASDSTEPVYNFLRQQLGGLEPLLGQSPYA encoded by the exons ATGGCGACGGGGAAAGTGGTGGTGGAGAAGATTAGAGGGAGATCTACGGCTACGAGTTGCTTCTCTAAGTATCCTCTCAAGTTCATACTTCCCACCAAG GTAGCTCCTGTCGGAACTGACGTTGTCTGGATTTACAGCATCACCTATGGCGGCGGCATTGTCTCT GGAGATTCGATTTCATGTGAGTTCACCATTGGTGATGGCTGCACTGCAGTGCTTACAACCCAGTCTTCTACTAAG GTATACAAGGCAATAGGATCAAAGTGCTCTGAACAGACTTTAGAA GCGAGAATAGGGAGTGAGTCTCTTTTGGTTGTGATTCCAGATCCAGTGACTTGCTTCTCCACTGCTCGGTACTATCAGAAACAAAACTTCAGATTGGTTTCAGACTCTAACCTTGTCCTTGTGGATTGGATCACAAGCGGGCGTCACGCTAATGGTGAAAAATGGGACTTCGAGTTTTATAAAAGCATCAACAATGTCTACCTGGAAGATGATAAACCTTTATTCCTTGACACA GTGCTGCTAGAGAAGAGGAACATACAAAGCATAGCGGAGCGGATGCAAGACTATCACGCCATAGCAATGGTCATACTCTTCGG GCCAAAGCTGAGGGAACTCCAGAAGCAAGTTCAAGAAAACGTGAAGAATATGATGGCGGAACAGTTGCAGATCTCTTATGGTTCTCGGAGACACAATCCTGATTCAAGGGCACGTAATGGCTTCATGAAACCAGAGTTCATAGCTTCCTGCAGCACTTTTGGCCCTGAG GGAAAAGGAGTTGTGATTCGAATTGCTTCGGATTCCACAGAGCCAGTCTATAACTTCTTGAGGCAACAACTGGGTGGTTTGGAACCACTTCTTGGTCAATCTCCTTATGCTTGA